Proteins found in one Microbacterium sp. LWS13-1.2 genomic segment:
- a CDS encoding MBL fold metallo-hydrolase, whose product MLTEIADGVFVHTSDFIKSNAVVVQGGDGVLVVDPGITSDELADLADDIRAMGQRVVAGFATHPDWDHVLWHPALGEAPRLGTARCAAAMQELLAQADWKSQLAGALPPEYEDDIPMELFGLITGMPSDAVEVPWDGPRVRVMEHRAHAVGHAALLVEGAGVLVAGDMLSDILMPFLDLDAADPLGDYLAALGLFESIADDVRAVVPGHGSIGRAGDVRRRIEQDRTYAEALRDGRVPDDERVGASAPLEWLPEVHEWQMERVAEKRSRFDGS is encoded by the coding sequence ATGCTCACCGAGATCGCTGACGGGGTGTTCGTCCACACGAGCGACTTCATCAAGAGCAACGCCGTCGTCGTCCAAGGCGGCGACGGCGTGCTGGTCGTCGACCCCGGCATCACGAGCGACGAGCTGGCGGACCTCGCCGACGACATCCGCGCGATGGGTCAGCGCGTCGTGGCGGGCTTCGCGACGCATCCCGACTGGGACCATGTGCTGTGGCATCCCGCGCTCGGCGAGGCACCGCGTCTCGGCACGGCCCGCTGCGCGGCAGCGATGCAGGAACTGCTCGCGCAGGCGGACTGGAAGAGTCAGCTGGCCGGTGCGCTGCCGCCGGAGTATGAGGACGACATCCCGATGGAGCTGTTCGGCCTCATCACCGGAATGCCCTCCGACGCCGTTGAGGTCCCCTGGGACGGTCCCCGGGTGCGGGTCATGGAGCATCGGGCCCACGCCGTGGGCCACGCGGCGCTGCTGGTCGAGGGCGCCGGTGTGCTCGTCGCCGGTGACATGCTGTCCGACATCCTGATGCCCTTCCTCGATCTCGACGCAGCCGATCCGCTCGGCGACTACCTGGCGGCACTAGGACTGTTCGAGAGCATCGCCGACGACGTGCGTGCTGTCGTCCCCGGCCACGGCTCCATCGGAAGGGCGGGGGACGTACGACGGCGAATCGAGCAGGACCGGACGTACGCCGAGGCTCTGCGCGACGGCCGTGTGCCGGACGATGAGCGGGTAGGCGCATCGGCGCCGCTCGAGTGGCTGCCAGAGGTGCACGAGTGGCAGATGGAGCGCGTTGCTGAGAAGAGAAGCCGCTTCGACGGTTCATAA
- a CDS encoding site-specific integrase, whose amino-acid sequence MSVQKTDNGRYRARPKVGRTVITSKTFDRKKDADDWHAQQLRSFHLGAFVHPSAGKEKFGAVLDRWRAQREGTIGAKTFKNEGYALKHVEPLRNRPIASLDKGEWEALYTRLLRTLSRGTVLRTRDSLSALYEWAVEENIVPKNVIRASRVPKGTAERPTREIYPYNLAELRAVHEAMSERTNQTNADIVLVLGLTGLRWGELAALRVRDVQELPYPAVRPTRSKSDGAPLRNVTKGGQPRTVPMADDVATIVFALIDGRGPNELVFPNTVGTFRQEANWKRDAHWDDVKRGRRVHDLRHTFATLSLGNGVDIKTVQNWLGHSTAKLTLDTYGHYMKSDADTAGIARLNGALAGDAGGTAARKLRRATSGE is encoded by the coding sequence ATGAGCGTTCAGAAGACCGACAACGGGCGTTACCGAGCGAGGCCGAAGGTAGGCCGCACGGTCATCACCTCGAAGACCTTCGACCGCAAGAAGGACGCTGACGACTGGCACGCGCAACAGTTGCGCAGCTTCCACCTTGGCGCGTTCGTGCACCCGTCTGCCGGAAAGGAGAAGTTCGGCGCGGTGCTGGATCGCTGGCGGGCGCAACGTGAGGGCACCATCGGCGCGAAGACCTTCAAGAATGAGGGGTATGCGCTGAAGCACGTGGAACCGCTCAGGAATCGTCCTATCGCGTCGCTCGACAAGGGCGAGTGGGAAGCGTTGTACACAAGACTTCTCCGCACACTCTCGCGCGGCACCGTCCTGCGCACGCGCGACAGTTTGAGCGCGCTCTACGAGTGGGCGGTGGAAGAGAACATCGTGCCCAAGAACGTGATCCGAGCATCGCGCGTACCGAAGGGCACCGCAGAACGCCCGACGCGCGAAATCTACCCATACAACCTCGCAGAGCTTCGCGCCGTTCACGAGGCGATGAGCGAGCGAACCAACCAGACCAATGCCGACATCGTTCTCGTGTTGGGTCTCACGGGTCTTCGCTGGGGCGAGCTTGCCGCGCTCCGCGTCCGCGACGTGCAGGAGCTTCCCTATCCGGCTGTTCGGCCTACGCGGTCGAAGTCGGACGGTGCTCCCCTCAGGAATGTGACGAAGGGCGGACAGCCGCGCACAGTGCCGATGGCCGATGACGTGGCGACGATAGTCTTTGCGCTCATCGACGGGCGAGGCCCCAACGAGTTGGTGTTCCCCAACACCGTGGGCACGTTCCGCCAAGAAGCGAACTGGAAGCGCGATGCGCACTGGGATGACGTGAAGCGCGGTCGCCGCGTGCACGACCTCCGGCACACGTTCGCGACGCTCTCACTGGGCAACGGCGTGGACATCAAGACTGTGCAGAACTGGCTGGGGCACAGCACCGCGAAACTGACGCTCGACACGTATGGCCACTACATGAAGAGTGACGCCGACACAGCGGGCATCGCCCGTCTGAACGGTGCGCTCGCGGGGGACGCCGGGGGGACAGCAGCACGAAAGCTGAGAAGGGCCACGAGTGGCGAGTGA
- a CDS encoding bifunctional 3'-5' exonuclease/DNA polymerase, whose protein sequence is MDAAEAPAWILLGRTGSSVHAILLDASAAELGREEVEPARLTSWIADGEARWAPRWVWHDTPQWYGAVLADGIRIARCHDLRLCHAILRDSALVGDSAALRRAVQWDAAPYVDAEDAAPALFELDQAHRPAGPPADADAALDEFLRQRAAVADSHEAGRLRLLIAAESAGALVASEMRAAGLPWDAEAHDRILVETLGERPPGGGQPAKLADAAERVRAALGDPTASLDSQPKLLRALHRAGVLVESTSRWELAEQRHPVIEPLLEYKKLSRLLSANGWTWLSEWVADGRFRPVFVPGGVVTGRWASSGGGALQLPRQLREAVRADPGWRLVVADVAQLEPRVLAAMSSDTALAAAARGRDLYAGIVESGAVATRQEAKIAILGAMYGATTGESGRLVPRLRRTYPRAMGLVDDAARVGEDGGAVSTWLGRTSPAPSLEWSAAQSRATEAEASGAEETRARRWARDRGRFTRNFVVQGTAAEWALAWLADLRGRLAALAPVAPEHAAPRSGPAFARQPHLAFFLHDEVIVHTPEEHADAAAQAVTDAAASAGHLLFGAFPLDFRLDVHIAETALKD, encoded by the coding sequence GTGGACGCAGCTGAAGCTCCGGCCTGGATCCTCCTCGGGCGGACCGGAAGCTCGGTCCACGCCATCCTGCTTGATGCGTCCGCGGCCGAACTGGGCCGCGAGGAGGTCGAGCCGGCACGACTGACGTCGTGGATCGCCGACGGCGAGGCGCGCTGGGCGCCACGCTGGGTCTGGCACGACACCCCGCAGTGGTACGGCGCCGTTCTCGCCGACGGCATCCGCATCGCCCGCTGCCACGACCTGCGGCTCTGCCACGCGATCCTCCGGGATTCGGCGCTGGTCGGCGACTCGGCCGCGCTGCGGCGGGCGGTGCAATGGGATGCCGCCCCCTACGTCGATGCCGAGGACGCGGCGCCTGCGCTGTTCGAGCTCGACCAGGCGCACCGCCCCGCGGGCCCGCCCGCGGACGCCGACGCCGCCCTGGACGAGTTCCTCCGGCAGCGTGCCGCCGTCGCGGACAGCCACGAGGCGGGCAGGCTGCGGCTGCTCATCGCGGCGGAGTCCGCCGGCGCACTGGTCGCGTCGGAGATGAGGGCCGCCGGCCTCCCATGGGACGCCGAGGCGCACGACCGCATCCTCGTCGAGACGCTGGGGGAGCGCCCACCGGGAGGCGGCCAGCCGGCGAAGCTCGCCGACGCCGCCGAGCGGGTGCGCGCCGCGCTGGGCGATCCGACGGCGAGCCTCGACTCGCAGCCGAAGCTGCTGCGGGCGCTGCATCGCGCCGGCGTGCTCGTCGAATCCACGAGCCGCTGGGAGCTCGCCGAGCAGCGGCATCCCGTCATCGAGCCGCTGCTCGAGTACAAGAAACTGTCGCGGCTGCTGTCCGCCAACGGGTGGACGTGGCTCTCCGAGTGGGTCGCGGACGGCAGGTTCCGACCCGTCTTCGTCCCGGGCGGCGTCGTCACCGGCCGCTGGGCATCATCGGGCGGCGGCGCCCTCCAGCTCCCTCGTCAGCTGCGCGAGGCGGTGCGCGCCGATCCCGGCTGGCGTCTCGTCGTCGCCGATGTCGCTCAGCTCGAACCCCGAGTCCTGGCCGCCATGTCGAGCGATACCGCCCTCGCCGCGGCAGCGCGGGGCCGCGATCTCTATGCGGGCATCGTCGAGAGCGGGGCCGTCGCCACCCGCCAGGAGGCCAAGATCGCGATCCTCGGCGCGATGTACGGCGCGACCACGGGGGAGTCCGGCCGTCTGGTCCCGCGCCTGCGCCGCACGTACCCGCGCGCCATGGGCCTGGTGGATGACGCCGCGCGCGTCGGCGAGGACGGCGGCGCCGTCTCCACGTGGCTCGGACGCACCTCGCCCGCGCCCTCCCTCGAGTGGTCGGCTGCGCAGTCGCGCGCCACCGAGGCGGAGGCGTCCGGTGCCGAAGAGACCCGCGCGCGGCGGTGGGCCCGCGATCGTGGCCGGTTCACCCGCAACTTCGTCGTGCAGGGGACCGCCGCGGAGTGGGCGCTCGCCTGGCTCGCCGATCTCCGCGGACGCCTCGCCGCGCTTGCCCCGGTGGCGCCCGAGCACGCTGCGCCCCGCTCGGGCCCGGCGTTCGCGCGGCAGCCGCACCTCGCGTTCTTCCTGCACGACGAGGTGATCGTGCATACTCCCGAGGAGCACGCGGATGCCGCAGCCCAGGCCGTGACCGATGCCGCGGCATCCGCTGGGCACCTGCTCTTCGGCGCCTTTCCGCTCGACTTCCGGCTCGACGTGCACATCGCCGAGACCGCGCTCAAGGACTGA
- a CDS encoding bifunctional [glutamine synthetase] adenylyltransferase/[glutamine synthetase]-adenylyl-L-tyrosine phosphorylase, translated as MSASERPGSLTPLARLGFSRLTDAEALLSELSELVDAPRDELLDGAGSAADPDEALQSLARLARRDAAPVQRARSRHGAWRALWALLGASTGFGEFFFRHPSEVDQLDDAGERLPTAAELRAELLDSVGAVDGFAADGGESAWVALRVRYRRMLARIAAYDLLSPSPVDEIASVSARLADAAGAALEASLAVARTRVSGGAVGAGLFPRDQVARTELAIIGMGKTGARELNYVSDVDVIFVAGGRGDALEQFGESRIVDIATRLAVQTMRGISGVEIEPPLWEVDANLRPEGKQGALVRTLDSHLAYYDRWAKSWEFQALLKARPIAGDDELGRAYTAAVQPKIWTSAARENFVDSVQRMRERVTEHIPAADVPYQLKLGPGGIRDIEFTVQLLQLVHGLSDDRIRQRGTLEALDALVTEGYIGRAEASAFSRDYQVLRLLEHRVQLRQLRRTHLMPSRPEERRVLARATGLADTGEGIWQLWESVKREVRDIHVRLFYRPLLSAVAALPAEERVLSTAQAHDRLAAIGFSDPAGALRHIAALTSGLSRKATIQRHLMPVMIRWFADGVDPDYGLLAFRRLSERLGDTHWFLRMLRDSSGAAESLSRVLSGSRYVGELIEWIPESAAWLDDPELLRPRSGRALQQEARAIQTRHDTITEAMRAVRALRRREQLRIAMGAILGSVTIEEVAAALTTITDVTIQATLRAVRREIVPPEDAALDFSVIAMGRFGGAELGFGSDADVMYVYRPNGVDPQRASELALKLVAALRTYSEDHRVPLELDADLRPEGRNGPLARSLDAYAEYYRRWALSWEAQALLRARGVAGSVKLIDDFMKLADQVRYPERVDVTATREIKRIKARVESERLPQGVDPSRHLKLGPGSLSDVEWLVQLLQLQHAHAVPEMRTTSTLGALRAAERAGLIPTAAADRLAAAWRLASRLRSANTLLSGQTSDVLPVDRSKLDGIGRLLEYPPRSATQVEEDYLGTTRRARRVFEKLFYG; from the coding sequence ATGTCCGCGAGCGAGCGACCGGGTTCTCTGACCCCGCTCGCTCGCCTGGGCTTCAGCCGTCTCACCGATGCCGAGGCGCTCCTGTCCGAGCTCTCCGAGCTCGTGGATGCGCCCCGCGACGAACTGCTGGACGGCGCCGGCAGCGCGGCGGACCCCGACGAGGCGCTGCAGTCGTTGGCGCGCCTGGCACGACGGGATGCGGCGCCGGTGCAGCGCGCGCGCTCGCGACACGGCGCGTGGCGCGCCCTCTGGGCACTGCTGGGCGCGTCGACCGGCTTCGGAGAGTTCTTCTTCCGTCATCCGTCGGAGGTCGATCAGCTGGACGACGCGGGGGAGCGGCTGCCCACCGCGGCCGAACTCCGCGCCGAGCTCCTCGACTCTGTCGGCGCCGTCGACGGATTCGCGGCAGATGGGGGCGAGAGCGCCTGGGTCGCGCTGCGGGTGCGCTACCGCCGCATGCTCGCCCGGATCGCGGCGTACGACCTGCTGAGCCCGTCGCCGGTCGACGAGATCGCGTCGGTGTCGGCAAGGCTCGCGGATGCCGCGGGCGCCGCGCTCGAGGCGTCCCTGGCGGTCGCCCGCACCCGTGTGTCGGGTGGCGCGGTCGGCGCTGGCCTCTTCCCGCGCGATCAGGTCGCGCGCACCGAGCTCGCCATCATCGGGATGGGCAAGACCGGTGCGCGAGAGCTGAACTACGTCAGCGACGTCGACGTGATCTTCGTGGCGGGTGGGCGGGGCGACGCCCTCGAGCAGTTCGGCGAGAGCCGCATCGTCGACATCGCGACCCGCCTCGCGGTCCAGACGATGCGCGGCATCTCGGGCGTCGAGATCGAGCCGCCGCTGTGGGAGGTCGACGCCAACCTGCGGCCGGAGGGCAAGCAGGGCGCGCTCGTGCGCACGCTCGACTCGCACCTGGCGTACTACGACCGGTGGGCGAAGAGCTGGGAGTTCCAGGCGCTGCTCAAGGCGCGTCCGATCGCCGGCGACGACGAGCTCGGTAGGGCCTACACCGCGGCCGTCCAGCCCAAGATCTGGACCAGCGCCGCCCGGGAGAACTTCGTCGACAGCGTGCAGCGCATGCGCGAGCGCGTCACCGAGCACATCCCCGCGGCCGACGTGCCGTACCAGCTCAAGCTGGGGCCCGGCGGCATCCGCGACATCGAGTTCACGGTGCAGCTCCTGCAGCTCGTTCACGGGCTGTCCGACGACAGGATCCGCCAGCGCGGCACGCTCGAGGCCCTCGACGCGCTCGTGACCGAGGGCTACATCGGCCGTGCCGAGGCATCCGCGTTCTCACGGGACTACCAGGTGCTGCGGCTGCTCGAGCACCGCGTGCAGCTGCGCCAGCTGCGCCGCACGCACCTCATGCCCTCGCGGCCTGAAGAGCGTCGTGTGCTCGCCCGTGCGACCGGGCTCGCCGACACCGGCGAGGGCATCTGGCAGCTGTGGGAGTCGGTCAAGCGCGAGGTGCGCGACATCCACGTCCGCCTCTTCTACCGCCCGCTGCTGTCGGCGGTGGCCGCCCTGCCCGCGGAGGAACGCGTGCTGTCGACGGCGCAGGCGCACGACCGCCTCGCGGCGATCGGGTTCTCCGATCCCGCCGGGGCGCTCCGCCACATCGCCGCCCTGACCAGCGGGCTCAGCCGCAAGGCGACCATCCAGCGCCACCTCATGCCCGTCATGATCCGGTGGTTCGCCGACGGGGTCGACCCCGACTACGGCCTGCTGGCGTTCCGCCGACTGAGCGAGCGTCTGGGCGACACGCACTGGTTCCTGCGCATGCTGCGCGACTCCTCGGGGGCCGCCGAGAGTCTCTCCCGCGTGCTGTCGGGTTCGCGGTACGTCGGAGAGCTCATCGAGTGGATCCCCGAGTCGGCCGCGTGGCTGGACGACCCGGAGCTCCTTCGTCCGCGCTCTGGACGGGCCCTGCAGCAGGAGGCGCGCGCCATCCAGACGCGGCACGACACGATCACCGAAGCCATGCGCGCCGTACGCGCACTGCGGCGGCGCGAACAGCTGCGGATCGCCATGGGTGCCATCCTCGGCAGCGTCACGATCGAGGAGGTCGCGGCGGCCCTCACCACGATCACCGACGTGACGATCCAGGCGACGTTGCGAGCCGTGCGCCGCGAGATCGTCCCGCCCGAAGACGCCGCGCTGGATTTCTCGGTCATCGCGATGGGACGCTTCGGCGGCGCCGAGCTCGGCTTCGGCTCCGACGCCGACGTGATGTACGTCTACCGCCCGAACGGCGTCGACCCGCAGCGCGCGAGCGAGCTGGCCCTGAAACTCGTCGCCGCGCTGCGCACCTACTCGGAAGACCACCGCGTGCCGCTCGAGCTCGACGCAGATCTCCGCCCCGAGGGCCGCAACGGCCCCCTGGCGCGCTCGCTCGACGCGTACGCCGAGTACTACCGCCGATGGGCGCTGTCGTGGGAGGCGCAGGCCCTCCTGCGCGCCCGGGGCGTGGCAGGCAGCGTGAAGCTCATCGACGACTTCATGAAGCTCGCCGACCAGGTCCGCTACCCGGAACGGGTCGACGTGACGGCGACGCGCGAGATCAAGCGGATCAAGGCACGCGTCGAGAGCGAGCGACTGCCGCAGGGCGTCGATCCGTCGCGGCACCTCAAGCTGGGTCCGGGGTCGCTGAGCGACGTCGAGTGGCTCGTGCAGCTGCTCCAGCTGCAGCACGCGCACGCCGTGCCCGAAATGCGGACGACGTCGACCCTGGGGGCGCTCCGCGCCGCGGAGCGCGCCGGCCTCATCCCCACTGCCGCCGCCGACCGGCTCGCAGCCGCCTGGCGCCTCGCCAGCCGGCTGCGATCGGCCAACACGCTCCTCTCGGGTCAGACCAGCGACGTGCTGCCCGTCGACCGCAGCAAGCTCGACGGCATCGGCCGGCTCCTCGAGTACCCGCCGCGCTCGGCCACGCAGGTCGAGGAGGACTATCTCGGTACCACGCGCCGTGCCCGCCGCGTCTTCGAGAAGCTCTTCTACGGCTGA
- the glnA gene encoding type I glutamate--ammonia ligase: MDKQRDFVLRTIEERGVKFVRLWFTDVIGTLKSVAIAPAEVEGAFSEGLGFDGSAIEGLTRSYESDLLAHPDPTTFQTLPWRGEIDPTARMFCDITTPDGQPAVADPRHVLKRTLAKAADAGFTFYTHPEIEFYLLKSSSFGTEGPEPVDSAGYFDNVPGGTAHDFRRRSVRMLEDLGISVEFSHHEGGPGQNEIDLRYADALTTADNIMTFRTVIKEVAIEQGVYATFMPKPMTGKPGSGMHTHMSLFEGDVNAFYEEGAQYQLSKVGRQFIAGLLRHANEISAVTNQFVNSYKRLWGGDEAPSFICWGHNNRSALVRVPLYKPNKGQSSRVEYRALDSAANPYLSFALMLAAGLKGIEEEYELPAEAEDNVWSLTDAERRALGYAPLPASLDHALEYMEESELVAETLGEQVFNYVLLNKRREWQEYRSQVTAFELKSNLEML, translated from the coding sequence ATGGACAAGCAGCGTGACTTCGTTCTGAGGACCATCGAAGAACGAGGCGTGAAGTTTGTACGGCTGTGGTTCACAGACGTGATCGGCACGTTGAAGTCCGTGGCCATCGCACCCGCCGAGGTCGAGGGAGCCTTCAGCGAGGGACTCGGGTTCGACGGTTCCGCGATCGAGGGGCTGACCCGGTCCTACGAGTCCGATCTGCTGGCGCACCCCGATCCGACCACGTTCCAGACGCTGCCCTGGCGGGGCGAGATCGACCCGACCGCGCGGATGTTCTGCGACATCACCACGCCCGACGGGCAGCCCGCCGTCGCCGATCCGCGTCACGTCCTCAAGCGGACGCTGGCCAAGGCGGCGGACGCCGGCTTCACGTTCTACACGCACCCCGAGATCGAGTTCTACCTGCTGAAGTCCTCGTCCTTCGGGACGGAGGGCCCGGAGCCCGTCGACTCCGCGGGGTACTTCGACAACGTGCCCGGCGGCACCGCCCACGACTTCCGCCGGCGCTCGGTGCGCATGCTCGAAGATCTCGGCATCTCGGTCGAGTTCAGCCACCACGAGGGCGGCCCGGGCCAGAACGAGATCGACCTCCGCTACGCGGACGCGCTCACCACGGCCGACAACATCATGACGTTCCGCACCGTGATCAAAGAGGTCGCGATCGAGCAGGGCGTGTACGCGACATTCATGCCGAAGCCCATGACCGGCAAGCCGGGCAGCGGCATGCACACGCACATGTCGCTGTTCGAGGGCGACGTCAATGCCTTCTACGAGGAGGGCGCCCAGTACCAGCTCTCCAAGGTCGGCCGCCAATTCATCGCGGGTCTGCTGCGTCACGCCAACGAGATCTCGGCGGTGACGAACCAGTTCGTCAACTCGTACAAGCGCCTCTGGGGCGGCGACGAGGCGCCGAGCTTCATCTGCTGGGGCCACAACAACCGCTCGGCCCTGGTGCGGGTTCCGCTCTACAAGCCCAACAAGGGGCAGTCGTCGCGCGTCGAGTACCGCGCGCTCGACTCGGCGGCGAACCCATACCTCTCCTTCGCGCTCATGCTCGCCGCCGGGCTCAAGGGCATCGAAGAGGAGTACGAGCTGCCCGCCGAGGCCGAGGACAACGTCTGGTCGCTGACGGATGCCGAGCGCCGGGCGCTCGGTTACGCGCCGCTTCCGGCGAGCCTCGACCACGCGCTGGAGTACATGGAGGAGTCCGAGCTGGTCGCCGAGACGCTCGGCGAGCAGGTGTTCAACTACGTGCTGCTCAACAAGCGCCGCGAGTGGCAGGAGTACCGTTCGCAGGTCACGGCGTTCGAGCTCAAGAGCAACCTCGAGATGCTCTGA
- a CDS encoding helix-turn-helix domain-containing protein, translating to MAISDTTRLLTSKEVAGMLAVSESTLSRWREHGTGPRYLSLGGIFRYTVQDVQSYIEGARA from the coding sequence ATGGCCATTTCAGACACCACACGACTGTTGACGAGTAAGGAGGTCGCCGGGATGCTCGCAGTCTCAGAATCGACGCTCAGCCGCTGGCGTGAGCACGGCACAGGGCCGCGCTACCTCAGCCTCGGAGGAATCTTTCGGTACACGGTCCAGGACGTGCAGAGCTACATCGAGGGGGCACGCGCATGA
- a CDS encoding recombinase family protein, whose translation MTARRIGMGRVSTQDQHPESQKDALEAAKCDRVYIEKFTGTKAERPVWSMVRDEVLRTGDTLVITRLDRLGRSTKDLLQIAADLEARGINLEATEQKIDTTTPEGRLFFTMVAAFAEFEHSMMRARTMDGLAAARARGRKGGRKAKLSPQKVADIRRRAGDGESITDLAEYFGVSRPTIYRALDTTQDRPEKEVQSDSLFDA comes from the coding sequence ATGACAGCGCGACGTATCGGCATGGGCCGGGTCTCGACTCAGGACCAGCACCCCGAATCCCAGAAGGATGCCCTCGAAGCAGCGAAGTGTGACCGCGTGTACATCGAGAAGTTCACCGGGACGAAGGCTGAGCGCCCCGTGTGGTCGATGGTTCGAGATGAAGTGCTCCGAACCGGCGACACGCTCGTGATTACCCGCCTCGACCGTCTGGGCCGCAGCACCAAAGACCTTCTTCAGATCGCCGCCGACCTAGAAGCGCGAGGGATCAACCTGGAAGCGACCGAGCAGAAGATCGACACGACCACGCCCGAGGGAAGGCTCTTCTTCACGATGGTCGCCGCCTTCGCGGAATTCGAGCACTCGATGATGCGCGCCCGCACCATGGACGGCCTTGCAGCCGCACGTGCTCGCGGTCGCAAGGGTGGCCGCAAAGCGAAGCTCTCTCCGCAGAAGGTCGCCGATATCCGCCGTCGTGCTGGAGATGGCGAGTCGATCACCGACCTCGCAGAGTATTTCGGCGTGAGTCGCCCCACGATCTACCGAGCACTGGACACGACCCAGGACCGGCCCGAGAAGGAGGTTCAGAGTGATTCGCTCTTCGACGCCTGA
- a CDS encoding C4-type zinc ribbon domain-containing protein yields the protein MKASPADQRRLVEVAQLDARIRQAENARKNPPQAGRVHELLGRRQQLSQELTTRLGARDDLRTELSRIESDVAVVDARAARDAQRLAASTNSKEAQGFESELAALARRKNDLEDAELAVMERLESADAAVAEQEALIATTNAEGAELSAEGKRAVAEATAAFEAATRDRAAVAGALPADLVALYDRVAVRSSGAAFLRRRTCEGCNMVLAGTDLQVLRQAPDDEVVTCPECGCLLVRDDESGL from the coding sequence GTGAAAGCCAGCCCCGCAGACCAGCGCCGCCTCGTCGAGGTCGCCCAGCTCGACGCCCGGATCCGCCAGGCGGAGAACGCCCGCAAGAACCCCCCGCAGGCCGGCCGCGTCCACGAGTTGCTCGGCCGTCGTCAGCAGCTCTCGCAGGAGCTCACGACGCGCCTGGGCGCCCGCGACGATCTGCGTACGGAGCTGTCCCGCATCGAGTCGGATGTCGCCGTCGTCGACGCCCGCGCCGCGCGTGACGCGCAGCGACTCGCGGCATCCACCAACTCCAAGGAAGCGCAGGGTTTCGAGAGCGAGCTCGCCGCGCTCGCGCGACGCAAGAACGATCTGGAGGACGCGGAGCTCGCGGTCATGGAGCGACTCGAGTCGGCGGATGCGGCGGTCGCCGAGCAGGAGGCGCTGATCGCGACGACCAACGCCGAGGGAGCCGAGCTCAGCGCCGAGGGCAAGCGCGCCGTCGCCGAGGCGACCGCCGCATTCGAGGCCGCCACCCGCGACCGCGCCGCGGTCGCCGGCGCGCTCCCCGCCGACCTCGTAGCGCTGTACGACCGCGTCGCCGTGCGCAGCTCCGGCGCGGCGTTCCTGCGCCGTCGCACGTGCGAAGGCTGCAACATGGTGCTCGCCGGCACCGACCTGCAGGTGCTGCGCCAGGCCCCCGACGACGAGGTCGTCACGTGCCCGGAGTGCGGCTGCCTGCTGGTCCGCGACGACGAATCCGGACTGTGA
- the ppgK gene encoding polyphosphate--glucose phosphotransferase, with protein MASDAARAVGVDIGGTGIKAGIVDLDRGELISDRVKVATPEGAHPPDMLAAVTEVLSTLGVADDHSVPLGVAFPAIVKNGRTLSAANVSDQWIDFEAEKFFEDGLGRDIHFANDADVAGVAEVRYGAAKDRAGLTILTTLGTGIGSALLYNGVLVPNSELGHVQRARHGKDAEAYAAYSAMERHELTWEQWAKRLQWYYGHIEFLFSPDLFVVGGGVSKHADKFLHLLDLKTPIVPAVHRNNAGIIGAAALAGRPVV; from the coding sequence ATGGCATCTGACGCGGCACGCGCCGTCGGCGTGGACATCGGCGGCACCGGCATCAAGGCGGGCATCGTGGACCTCGATCGGGGCGAGCTGATCAGCGACCGCGTCAAGGTCGCGACCCCCGAGGGGGCCCACCCGCCGGACATGCTCGCCGCGGTCACCGAAGTGCTCTCGACGCTCGGCGTCGCCGACGACCACTCCGTCCCGCTGGGCGTCGCCTTCCCCGCGATCGTCAAGAACGGCCGCACGCTGTCGGCCGCCAACGTCTCGGACCAGTGGATCGACTTCGAGGCCGAGAAGTTCTTCGAGGACGGCCTGGGTCGCGACATCCACTTCGCCAACGATGCGGATGTCGCGGGCGTCGCGGAGGTGCGCTACGGGGCTGCGAAGGACCGGGCGGGGCTCACCATCCTCACGACGCTCGGCACCGGGATCGGCTCCGCGCTGCTGTACAACGGCGTCCTCGTCCCGAATTCCGAGCTCGGCCACGTCCAGCGTGCCCGCCACGGGAAGGATGCCGAGGCCTATGCGGCCTACTCGGCCATGGAGCGCCACGAGCTCACCTGGGAGCAGTGGGCCAAGCGGCTGCAGTGGTACTACGGCCACATCGAGTTCCTGTTCAGCCCCGACCTCTTCGTCGTCGGCGGCGGCGTCTCGAAGCACGCCGACAAGTTCCTGCACCTGCTCGACCTCAAGACGCCCATCGTCCCGGCGGTGCACCGCAACAACGCGGGCATCATCGGCGCGGCCGCGCTCGCGGGCCGACCGGTCGTCTGA
- a CDS encoding SPOR domain-containing protein encodes MANDSEKYWYNLKTGEVEKGFESPAPDRAGPFDTPEEAAKAPEVIRERSRAWAAEEAREDSWGTDTVSGESGDDQ; translated from the coding sequence ATGGCCAACGACAGCGAGAAGTACTGGTACAACCTCAAGACCGGAGAGGTCGAGAAGGGCTTCGAGTCGCCCGCGCCCGATCGCGCCGGCCCGTTCGACACTCCGGAGGAGGCCGCCAAGGCGCCCGAGGTCATCCGCGAACGCTCCCGCGCGTGGGCGGCCGAAGAGGCCCGCGAGGACTCCTGGGGCACCGACACGGTGTCCGGAGAGTCCGGCGACGACCAGTAG